A single genomic interval of Helianthus annuus cultivar XRQ/B chromosome 13, HanXRQr2.0-SUNRISE, whole genome shotgun sequence harbors:
- the LOC110897858 gene encoding uncharacterized protein LOC110897858 produces MGQDLNLNLEFEKYCVVDGSPKTVLRSPRHSNIEKKKVRKIPKSRNDVFLSQNEEFTEISFNRYRSASCRSAPSIKLAANEAPRRGSVYQSSKELGRMSRIKENETEGRKKIAVSRKKPAPFSLEIVESLCSSDEDNSSLVSFASSIKKENLSSKIPLNKSLSAKLEMPHSPAKTERSESESSKCTSPKTRFSPFRKMFDPFTKSKSHKSPLGSAVEEPNVPTSVNKRNVTLRKSLLNDFSNTEGDSRDSQSLKKDSCSSIASSSSSPAHLSGSLKLRNKNGVPYFEFSVRNPHDVWVAKKWNTGDGFNWVYTFHMAQNRRKSNVSGRGSKDHRSKEFQMLAQMQVSCYLCTEIINSEAFNNSMLTEFVLYDLLRQRQSVTQEESNEVVDQAKVNGQSNTPISNPWPVADLHPDLESAAIVLQERKTDSGHLTPTEVSVVIPSGNHGLPSDESQRVKPLLDRWRLGGGCDCGGWDMGCPLVVFGKRDESGNKNHVEIFLKGTKENTPALTMKLTEEGQYAVDFHAKLSSLQAFSICVAILHGTEASIAIGGEVNNRQVLQCDSLRVFIEDEVKHLIEAVAEGEKIRSSKNVDEIPPTFVVNPPFSPMSRA; encoded by the exons ATGGGTCAAGATTTGAATTTAAATTTGGAATTTGAGAAGTATTGTGTGGTAGATGGAAGCCCTAAAACGGTTCTTCGATCGCCTCGGCATTCGAATATCGAAAAGAAAAAGGTTAGAAAGATACCCAAGTCCCGAAACGACGTGTTCTTGAGTCAAAATGAAGAATTTACGGAAATCAGCTTCAATCGTTATCGTAGTGCTTCGTGTCGGTCTGCTCCATCGATTAAGTTAGCAGCGAATGAAGCACCGAGAAGGGGTTCGGTGTATCAAAGCTCGAAAGAATTAGGTAGAATGAGCAGAATTAAAGAAAATGAAACTGAAGGTAGGAAAAAGATTGCGGTTTCGAGAAAAAAACCAGCTCCGTTTTCGCTTGAGATAGTCGAGTCGTTGTGTAGTTCGGATGAAGATAATAGCTCGTTAGTTTCGTTTGCAAGTTCGATCAAGAAGGAGAATCTTTCAAGTAAAATCCCTTTGAACAAATCTTTATCTGCTAAATTAGAAATGCCTCATTCGCCAGCCAAAACCGAAAGGTCCGAAAGCGAATCATCCAAATGCACAAGTCCCAAAACTCGTTTTAGTCCTTTTCGAAAAATGTTTGACCCGTTCACAAAGTCAAAGTCGCATAAAAGTCCTTTGGGCTCTGCCGTTGAAGAACCTAACGTACCAACATCGGTTAACAAACGGAATGTTACTTTACGAAAGTCGTTGCTAAATGATTTCTCTAACACCGAAGGTGATTCTCGTGACTCTCAGTCGCTGAAGAAAGATTCTTGTAGTTCGATCGCGTCGTCATCTTCTTCGCCAGCTCACCTAAGCGGGTCCCTAAAGCTGAGGAACAAAAACGGGGTACCGTATTTTGAATTTTCGGTTAGAAATCCACATGATGTTTGGGTGGCAAAGAAATGGAACACGGGTGACGGTTTCAATTGGGTGTATACGTTTCACATGGCTCAAAACAGACGAAAAAGTAACGTTAGCGGTCGAGGATCTAAAGATCATAGAAGTAAAGAGTTTCAAATGTTGGCCCAAATGCAGGTGTCTtgttatttatgtacagaaattATAAATTCGGAAGCGTTTAACAACTCTATGCTCACAGAGTTTGTGTTATACGATCTTTTACGCCAAAGACAATCTGTTACACAAGAAGAGTCAAATGAGGTTGTTGATCAAGCAAAAGTCAACGGTCAAAGTAATACGCCCATTTCAAATCCATGGCCCGTTGCAGATTTACATCCGGACCTTGAATCTGCAGCCATTGTGTTACAGGAGAGAAAAACCGACTCGGGTCATCTAACCCCGACTGAAGTTAGCGTCGTGATCCCTTCGGGTAACCATGGGTTGCCGAGTGATGAAAGTCAAAGGGTCAAACCGTTGCTTGACAGGTGGAGATTAGGCGGTGGTTGCGATTGTGGCGGGTGGGATATGGGTTGTCCGCTCGTTGTTTTCGGCAAACGAGATGAATCCGGGAACAAGAACCATGTGGAAATTTTCTTGAAG GGAACGAAAGAGAATACACCAGCGTTGACCATGAAGTTGACCGAGGAGGGGCAGTATGCGGTTGATTTTCATGCGAAACTAAGCTCACTACAAGCGTTTTCCATATGTGTTGCTATATTGCATGGTACGGAAGCCTCAATTGCCATCGGTGGTGAAGTGAATAATAGACAGGTGTTGCAATGTGATTCCTTACGAGTTTTCATTGAGGATGAAGTCAAACACTTGATTGAGGCTGTGGCCGAGGGTGAGAAAATACGATCAAGTAAGAATGTTGATGAAATCCCGCCTACTTTTGTAGTTAACCCACCGTTTTCTCCAATGTCACGCGCATGA